CAAGGGTTTAGATCAGTATTTCTTTTGGGGGTTTTATAAAAAGCAGATTTTACtttcatgctttttcttcatataatttattcacttatttttgtatGCATATTTAGAATTGGTCTAAATTATTTGAGTTAAAACCTACAATATCTATAGGTTTTAGCCCATGATTAATTATAGTTTCCCAATGATGGTGTAATTTTACAGTGGTAACTAGTAAGTGGTAATCGAGAGAAACATTTTTGTTGCCGCAGAAATAAGAGagggacaaaacacaaaacTATTGCCTGATATTTTCATAACGGCATTTAATTGTGGCACACACTCTCAGCGCTGAACACACCACACAGCCTGTCGAAGACGAACGAACACTTCAACCTTCTCTTTCACTTCTTCCGACCCCATTCCCATTACTCCCAACAACATTCAATTACGTACTCCTTCTCTTTCCATTTTTCACTTTCCCTCCTTCTTCTAATCTCTTCCAATTTTGATTCTGAAAACCTGAGTCTCTTACGCgcttattaaattagtttttgagTGTTGATTATATAGTCCAGATCGTGATCCGATGGAGAATCTTGATTCTGCAACGAAGCAGAATCTCTTTCGTTTCGATTTTTAGGTGAGTGAGTCAATGTAGCTTAGCTTAGGTTAGCTTAGCTTCCGATTTTCATCCATTGTTTTGGTTTCATTTGTTTATGTCGGAATACAGCTGGATTTTGACTTGGTTTTTTAATTCTTAGTGTAATTTGTGCAAAATTGTAATTGTTGTAACCGTGATGCACAAATATTtcagtgattttttaaaattctttttaagtTCTGATTATTTGTATGTACTATGTAGTAATGAAAAGTTAAATCATGGAGGAAAATTTTGATGTGAAAATGTTTTTCAGGTGAGAAAATTGGGTGTGTGTGAACTGTAAAGTCTGATTCCAATTTCATAGCAAAATGGGAGTTATGTCTAGGCGGGTTGTGCCTGCTTGTGGCaatctatgttgtgttgttTGTCTTGCTATGAGGACGAGCTCAAGACAACCTTTGAAATGATACAAGAAGTTGCTAGCCGATATTTTCCCGCAGAATCAGGTGACATTTTCGGCTCATGTTAATGTTTTTATGCCATTTTCACTTCAGGTACTTTGCTTTTTGGTTTGTAAGTTTGGAATGAGCATAGTTTTATATTGCTTTGCGGTTGCGGTTACATTGTGATTACTCCCatagttgaaaaatatatttacaatTTCTGTGATGATGTGGTTGCCTTGATTGCCACATTTATTTCAGGTCATTGTTTAAAATCATGGTTATGAGAAGTTTGTTTCATATTCTAGagaattttattagaattttgtaGATGTTTGTGTTTCGAATGCTTTGTAGCTACTCTCAGCCCTTTGTCTCTTATATGCACTTCCCATGATCTGATGTGCATGATCGTTACTATGTTTGGCAGGAGGCTGAGCTTAATGATAGAAAAATTCGAAAGCTATGCGAGTATGCTTCTAAGAATCAATTAAGAATTCCTAAGGTAATATTATTCTTTGTCACTGCCATGTTCAATTGTATAATGTAATCATGACGAATTATGGCAATTTAGTCTTTAATAGTTGTTAGTCTTGATATTTAATATGCTAATGTGGTGGAACGATATCTTAGATCATTGATCAAGTCTGAAGTTATTAGTTTGGGGGTCAGAATATTGTACTTGCTTCAATCTAAGTTTCTCTGTTATATCTTTGCAGATAACTGAGAATTTGGAGCAAAGATGTTATAAGgattttctattattataatttttcagttttaatgataagttgcttattttttgttgtgtattattttgttgagaattattgataaataTGTATTTGAAATACTAATTGAACcttttaatatctattttaattggaattttattattagttattttgtctcttttataaattttttctattgtgcacaaatttatttattaattcaaataattacacatgtatgaacaaaaaattttattgtaaattttattgttttttgtatttttattacaaaagtaaCTTTTATTTTTGCCAAAAAGCAACCCTTCTATTAGTTGCATATTTTGAATATTGGACAACACTTCTGTGGATGCATattgataaatcactatttcatggtttatcttgtgctcaattgagtggtttttatcaactctttacccacttattcatacaattcgcatgttttacattttcattCCTGATTTTATgccatgattgaaaacatgcttctttgatcttatatttgcttattattaatcctctcttatgaccattagataccttgatatgtgtgttaagtgttttcagatattataaggcaggaatggcttggaggatggaaaggaagcatgcaaaagtggaaggaatacaacaagttggagaaattgctaagctgtccaacctgacctcttcgcactcaaatggctataactttagctacagaggtccaaacgacgcggtttcagttgcgttagaaagctaacatccggggcttcgatttgatatataatttgctatagctgCCCCGAtgccaggcgacgcgaacgcgtgacctggcaggtaggggtgttcaaaaccgATCCGGACCGAACTAAACCGAAGAACCGAACCGAAAAAACCGAAAACCGAAATAACCGAAAAccgaaaaaatcgaaaaaagtGATGTGTTGCTGTTTTTttgcggttcggttcggttttcggTTCTCACTATCAAAACcctaaccgaaccgaaccgaaccggttcatcccaaaaccctaaaaaattaaaCCTACCCCAATCCCCCCACCCACGCAGACACCCATACGTGACTTGTGAGATGAGAGTGTGAGACGGCCACACCCCCACTCCCCCTGTCCCCTTCTCCTTCCCCACATGCGCGACAGGCCGACAGCTTCCCTCTCCAAATCCCAGATCGAAGCCTTCCTCAGTTCCTCCAAATTCCACCGCCGAACAGAGGGGAACCCCCACCGTCGGTGCACGACCCAGCCTCCAGCCCTCCACCCAGCAGCGTTTCTGGAGCCACCTCTGACCATGCCACCTGCGACCTCGCCGCCTCCAGTCCACCCAGCAGCGTTTCTGGAGCCACCCCCAACCTCGCCACGTCCGACCTCACCGCCTGCAGTCCACCCATCAGCGTTTCTGGAGCCCACCCACGACCTCGACACGTCCGACCTCGCCGCCTCAAGTCCACCAAGCAGCGTTTCTGGAGCCCACCCACCCAGCCACCGATTGTCCGATTCAAGTTCATATGGAGCCCGAGCCATCTATTCAGGTAAACTTTGCTTGATTTGTTGTTCAATTTAGACCTAGGGTTATAACTTATCagtttattgatttattgtttattgCTGATTCATTGTTTATtgcttatttattgtttattgttcAGTTTATCAGTCTATTGATTTATCAGTTTAGCAGTCTATTGATTTATCAGTTTATCAGTTTATCAGTTATTCAGTGCTGGTTCTGTGCTTAATGATTTAAACTTCAGCTGCTTGTTTATTGCTGGTTCTGTGCTTGATTTATTGCTGGTAAAAGGGCTTGTTTATTGCTGGTTTTGTGCTTGTTTAATGCTGGTAAAAGTGCTTGTTTTTTGCTGGTTTTGTGCTTGTTTAATGCTGGTAAAAGTGCTTGTTTTTTGCTGGTTCTATGCTTGATTTATTGCTGGTTCTGTGCTTGTTTAATGCTGGTAAAAGTGCTTATTTTTTTGCTGGTTTTGTGCTTGTTTAATGCTGGTAAAAGTGCTTGTTTATTGCTGATCTTGTGCTTGTTTAATGGTGGTAAAAGTGCTTGTTTTTTGATGGTTTTGTGCTTGTTTAATGCTGGTAAAGGTGCCTGTTTTTTACTGGTTCTGTGCTTATTTTTTTGCTGGTTTTGTGCTTGTTTAATGCTGGTAAAAGTGGCTATTTTTTGCTGGTTCTGTGCTTATTTTTTTGCTGGTTTTGTGCTTGTTTAATGCTGGTAAAAGTGGCTATTTTTTGCTGATTCTGTGCTTATTTTTTTGCTGGTTTTGTGCTTGTTTAATGGTGGTAAAAGTGCTTGTTTTTTTGCTGGTTTTGTTCTTGTTTAATGCTGGTAAAAGtgcttgttttttttcttgttttgtgcttGTTTAATGCTAGTAAAAGTGCTTGTTTATTGCTGATCTTGTGCTTGTTTAATGGTGGTAAAAGTGCTTGTTTTTTGATGGTTTTGTGCTTGTTTAATGCTGGTAAAGGTGCCTGTTTTTTGCTGGTTCTGTGCTTATTTTTTTGCTGGTTTTGTGCTTGTTTAATGCTGGTAAAAGTGGCTATTTTTTGCTGATTCTGTgcttatttttttgttggttttgtGCTTGTTTAATGCTGGTAAAAGTGGCTATTTTTTGCTGATTCTGTGCTTATTTTTTTGCTGGTTTTGTGCTTGTTTAATGGTGGTAAAAGTGCTTATTTTTTTGCTGGTTTTGTTCTTGTTTAATGCTGGTAAAAGTGCTTGTTTTTTTGCTGGTTTTGTGCTTGTTTAATGCTGGTAAAAGTGGCTATTTTTTGCTGATTCTGTGCTTATTTTTTTGCTGGTTTTGTGCTTGTTTAATGCTGGTAAAAGTGCTTGTTTTTTGCTGGTTCTGTGCTTGATTTATTGCTGGTTCTGTGCTTgtttaatgcttgatttattGCTGCTTAATGATCTAAACTTCAGCTGCTTGTTTCTGTGATTGATTTATTGTTAAGATTATCTGGTTTTGTTCAAtttattgcttgtttattgATGGCTGCTGCTTAATGATTTAAACTTTTATTGCTTGTTCTGTCCTTGATTTATTGTATTTGTTTATGTAGTTTGACGCCAGTTCAAGTGAGAATATGGGCGACACTGGATTGCCTCCCGTTCCTATTCCGAATGAATCAACAAGCATCAGATCTCCGACTGCATTGCCTCCTGTGCCAGCTCCTCATCGAAACACAAGGAAGCTTGCTAGTAGAGGCCGAGGGAAAAGGCGGGCTGTTGAAGAAGCTCCCGTTGATGACTCTGCTGAAACTGAGACCGACGAAGGTAAGAGAAAACCTTGTAGACCTAGGTCTTGGACTTGGGATCACTTTACTAAAGATGAAACTAGTAATCCACAGTATCCTAGAGCTAAATGTAATTGGTGTGGGGCTAGTTATGGATGTGATACACATAAAAATGGCACTAGTAACATGAAAAATCACTTGTTGTCGCAATGCAAAAAATTTCCGAAGGAGGCATTAGATCCTACCCAAAAGATTCTTTGTTTTCAAGATGTGGTAAAAGATGATAGGAAAGGGATAGGTAGCTCACTTTCTGCCGTGTCATTTGATGTTGATCGTTGTAGACAAGCACTTGCTAGAATGATTATTGTGGATGAATTGCCTTTTTCGCATCTTGAGGGGGAGGGTTTTCGTTATTATACGAGTTGTTTGCAACCCAAGTTTCCTATTCCTGGAAGGCTCACAGTTGCTAGGGATTGTTGGAAGCTTTATTTGAATGAAAAAGTTAAGTTGAAGTCTGTTTTCTCTCAACCAAATCAAAATGTTTGTTTGACAACTGATTGTTGGTCATCTGTGCAAAACTTGAACTATCTTTGCCTTACTGCTCATTACATTGATGCTAATTGGAAATTGCAAAAAAGAATCTTGAATTTTTGTGCTATCAAGAATCACAAGGGGGAAACAATTGGTAGGAAGATTGAAAGATGTTTGTTGAGCTGGGGGATATCCCGAGTTTTTTCTATCACTGTTGATAATGCTAGTTCAAATGATGTTGCACTTTCTTACTTGAAAAATAGAATGGAGGATTGGAACTCACATCCATTAAGGGGAGAGTTTTTACATGTTAGATGTTGTGCTCATATTTTAAATCTTGTTGTGAATGATGGGTTGAGAGAAATGCATGAGTCAATTTTAAAGATTAGAAATGCAGTTCGGCATGTGCGTGCATCACCTGGTCGTTCTGAGAGATTTAAAACTATGATTAAGGAAGCTAGAATTCTGGAAAAAGGCACTGTCCATTTAGATGTTCCTACTAGGTGGAACTCTACCTTTTTAATGCTTGAAAGTGCTTTGAAGTTTCAAAAGGCATTTAAACATTTGGGGGAGAGAGATTCTGAGTATGCTATGATGGCTGGTGGGATTCCTAGGTCTGAGGATTGGGAGAATGCAAAGCATTTTGtgaagtttttaaaaatattttatgaggtTACTAACAAAGTTTCTGGTTCAACGTTTGTGACATCTTCTCAACACTTTAATGACTTTTGTAAAATATTGTCTACACTTAAGCATTGGATGGGAAGCTTGGATACGATACTTTCAAGCATGGCTAAGAAAATGAAGTCCAAGTATGATAAGTATTGGGGAAATATAAAGAACACAAACATGATGATTTTCATTGCAGTTGTTCTTGATCCTAGGTATAAGCTTCAATTGATTAAGTGGAGTTTTGAAAAGTTGTATGAAAAAGAAGATGCTGAATTCTTAACTTCAAAGGTGAAGGAGACGCTTTTTAGGGTGTTTGATAGCTACAGGCTATTTGGTGATAACTATCAAAGGTCTACTCGGCAAGATCCTCCTGAAATTAGCACACAAGAGCTTGAGGCACATGAAACTTCTTTTGCTATGGAATTTGAGAAGGAAATGCAATTCAATGAGAGTGCTAACAAGAATGAGGTGGAGTTATATCTTATGGAGGCATTAGAGAAGAGTGGCGTGCAATTTGACATTCTA
The Arachis duranensis cultivar V14167 chromosome 5, aradu.V14167.gnm2.J7QH, whole genome shotgun sequence genome window above contains:
- the LOC127739645 gene encoding pectinesterase inhibitor 10-like, whose product is MRDRPTASLSKSQIEAFLSSSKFHRRTEGNPHRRCTTQPPALHPAAFLEPPLTMPPATSPPPVHPAAFLEPPPTSPRPTSPPAVHPSAFLEPTHDLDTSDLAASSPPSSVSGAHPPSHRLSDSSSYGARAIYSDAEFLTSKVKETLFRVFDSYRLFGDNYQRSTRQDPPEISTQELEAHETSFAMEFEKEMQFNESANKNEVELYLMEALEKSGVQFDILNW